A section of the Deltaproteobacteria bacterium genome encodes:
- a CDS encoding tetratricopeptide repeat protein gives MTLYAGRYEKLGELGSGMSGYVYLVRDRKTGAKLALKVLKKTLKYLKMIEFETFKGEFLTLKDLNHPSIAKVFDAGKLEENEHLFIATEFVDGKNLFEATEGATVQIIEELFVQALRALNYLHSKNVIHLDIKPQNVLVIGDGVISQLKLIDFGLANFYEREFAKNRKEGKPIIVGTAAYTPPEIIEGKPRDKRADLYSLGCAFYRAFSRKLPFSGEAEEVYVKHVTETPLPPSRHNPAIPAYLDQIIIKLLEKDPSSRYSTAQAVIEDINLLSDHFYPVETPETVVSYLPEKGKLIGREKEFAVFEAFFADRLVNGAFKKKPYLLITGDEGSGKTRFLEECKNEAHRHFYKVLTWAESAKYSTDKLPTPCLVVGDDVQIDPMELEYVDLFMENTRFLAVLTAKQLNIPCPEECVITLKNFKREQTKGYLVKATGLEDIPDRILDIVFKHTRGNPACLEEYVRALFEKGFLKDSHGSWTPKILDDLGGDLEASGADEFIKKRLKATLEEARLTEVQQVLLLMLAFTGKPKLDDLAEMSQTGKVEEELGKLVGRGILMTDPESFYVFSNPLFKEVLLEETASDLKAEVCDAIADYYKQKGMPKEDVLYFQGRGTGMGAIEALHELARLQREALQYDKARESLTLLLEKRNLDETERRTVLLELGELEVEAGHHESAERALNELVKAREADQKGQTDEIFIRTLEQLGLCHKRLGKSEKARVCYEQALNAVKDNKDLRWMEIILRNRMAQDALDAGRPEEAEKIFNETWQTWKNELTDEEKIKAIRTDIDILYYLKGDYAKACGYLEEVMAVLSKKPSVEAYPITLYKLASCYERLNQADKATEMLNRCLDTLKERRTPYWLYAVYNEQGNLCDKKHASEEALTSYKHAFELAHKTAPQARLAIVSYNIANVLLKQKKFSEAQKYFVYAIKLFDACDEKGPVIVSLYTSFLGMTAVYRNLNDAQKAENFLGRAAELLQHNPLLKAYEQFLWQERADFEKSRKNETGLHEATAKLEALKKRPGFQEKEFEQWRKESTG, from the coding sequence ATGACACTTTACGCCGGTCGTTACGAAAAACTGGGTGAGTTAGGCAGTGGGATGAGCGGTTATGTCTATCTGGTGCGTGACCGGAAGACGGGAGCAAAACTCGCCCTCAAAGTTCTCAAAAAAACCCTTAAATATTTAAAAATGATCGAGTTCGAGACGTTCAAAGGTGAATTTCTCACCCTTAAAGACTTGAACCATCCTTCAATCGCAAAAGTGTTCGATGCCGGCAAGCTGGAGGAGAACGAACATCTCTTTATTGCCACCGAATTTGTGGATGGAAAGAACCTGTTTGAGGCCACGGAGGGGGCCACCGTTCAAATCATCGAGGAACTGTTTGTCCAAGCCCTGCGGGCGCTGAATTATCTCCACAGCAAAAATGTCATTCACCTCGACATCAAGCCGCAGAACGTACTTGTCATTGGAGACGGCGTCATCTCCCAACTGAAACTTATCGACTTCGGCCTGGCCAATTTTTATGAACGGGAATTTGCAAAGAACCGCAAGGAGGGAAAGCCGATCATTGTCGGGACCGCGGCCTATACCCCGCCGGAGATCATCGAAGGGAAACCGCGCGACAAAAGGGCCGATCTTTATTCGCTGGGGTGCGCCTTTTATCGGGCGTTTTCGCGCAAACTGCCGTTTAGCGGTGAGGCCGAAGAAGTTTATGTGAAACATGTCACCGAAACGCCCCTGCCCCCTTCCCGCCACAACCCGGCAATTCCGGCTTACCTTGACCAGATCATCATTAAGCTGTTGGAAAAAGATCCCTCAAGCCGTTACTCCACTGCCCAAGCCGTGATTGAAGACATCAATTTATTGTCCGATCATTTTTATCCCGTCGAAACACCGGAGACGGTTGTGAGCTATCTTCCGGAAAAGGGAAAATTAATCGGCAGAGAGAAAGAATTTGCCGTCTTTGAGGCTTTTTTTGCCGACCGGCTTGTGAACGGCGCATTTAAAAAGAAGCCCTACCTGCTCATTACCGGCGACGAAGGAAGCGGGAAGACCCGTTTTCTGGAAGAATGCAAAAACGAGGCCCACCGCCATTTCTACAAGGTGCTTACTTGGGCCGAATCGGCGAAATATTCGACCGATAAATTGCCGACCCCCTGTCTTGTCGTTGGTGACGATGTGCAGATCGATCCGATGGAATTGGAATATGTCGATTTGTTCATGGAAAATACCCGGTTTTTGGCTGTGTTGACGGCAAAACAGTTGAATATCCCGTGCCCCGAAGAATGCGTCATCACCCTTAAGAATTTCAAGCGGGAGCAGACGAAGGGATATCTGGTCAAAGCAACCGGCCTGGAAGACATCCCGGATAGAATTTTGGACATTGTCTTTAAACACACGCGCGGCAACCCGGCCTGCCTTGAGGAATATGTCCGCGCCCTTTTTGAAAAAGGGTTTCTTAAGGACAGCCATGGAAGCTGGACGCCGAAGATTTTGGACGATCTGGGGGGGGATTTGGAGGCAAGCGGCGCGGATGAGTTTATCAAGAAAAGACTCAAGGCAACCCTTGAAGAGGCGCGGCTCACCGAGGTTCAACAGGTTCTTCTCCTCATGCTGGCTTTCACAGGCAAGCCTAAACTGGACGACTTGGCGGAAATGTCGCAGACCGGAAAGGTGGAGGAGGAACTGGGCAAGCTGGTTGGCAGGGGAATATTGATGACCGATCCGGAGAGTTTCTATGTTTTTTCGAATCCACTGTTCAAAGAGGTACTGCTTGAGGAAACGGCGTCCGACCTGAAAGCGGAGGTCTGCGACGCGATTGCCGACTATTATAAACAAAAGGGAATGCCGAAGGAGGATGTCCTCTATTTTCAGGGACGTGGAACCGGCATGGGAGCGATCGAGGCGCTCCATGAACTGGCGCGACTGCAGAGGGAGGCTCTTCAGTATGACAAGGCGCGGGAAAGCCTGACCCTTTTGTTGGAAAAGCGGAATCTGGATGAAACGGAACGAAGAACGGTCCTTCTCGAACTTGGCGAACTGGAAGTAGAAGCGGGACACCATGAATCGGCCGAACGAGCCCTGAACGAGTTGGTTAAAGCCCGGGAGGCCGATCAAAAGGGTCAGACGGACGAAATTTTCATCCGGACGCTGGAGCAACTTGGCTTATGCCATAAACGGCTGGGAAAGTCCGAGAAGGCACGGGTTTGTTACGAACAGGCATTAAATGCCGTCAAAGACAACAAGGATTTAAGGTGGATGGAGATTATTCTTCGCAATCGGATGGCCCAAGATGCTCTGGATGCCGGAAGGCCGGAAGAGGCCGAAAAAATTTTCAATGAAACTTGGCAGACCTGGAAAAACGAGTTGACCGATGAAGAAAAAATCAAGGCTATCCGGACGGACATCGATATTCTTTATTATCTTAAAGGGGATTATGCAAAGGCCTGCGGTTATCTGGAAGAGGTGATGGCCGTCTTGTCGAAAAAGCCTTCCGTCGAGGCATATCCCATTACACTTTACAAGCTGGCAAGTTGTTATGAACGATTGAATCAGGCAGACAAAGCCACCGAGATGTTGAATCGGTGTCTGGACACATTAAAGGAAAGACGAACGCCGTATTGGCTCTATGCCGTCTACAACGAACAGGGGAACCTCTGCGACAAAAAACATGCCTCCGAGGAAGCCTTGACGTCATATAAGCATGCCTTTGAACTGGCGCACAAAACGGCGCCACAGGCCCGTTTGGCGATCGTCAGCTACAACATCGCCAATGTTTTGCTGAAACAAAAGAAGTTTTCCGAGGCGCAAAAGTATTTTGTCTATGCCATAAAACTCTTCGACGCCTGTGATGAAAAGGGACCGGTCATTGTGAGCCTCTATACCAGTTTTCTGGGGATGACAGCGGTTTACCGAAATTTGAATGACGCTCAAAAGGCCGAAAATTTTCTCGGACGCGCCGCGGAATTGTTGCAACACAACCCGTTGTTAAAGGCTTACGAGCAGTTTTTATGGCAGGAGCGGGCCGATTTTGAAAAAAGCCGCAAAAACGAAACTGGTCTGCATGAGGCCACGGCTAAGTTAGAAGCCTTGAAAAAAAGACCCGGGTTTCAGGAAAAGGAATTTGAACAATGGCGCAAAGAATCGACTGGCTAA
- a CDS encoding FG-GAP repeat protein translates to IDPPQGDGSGTGAIFRYSGKTNWASDYDYLTADATIEGDENEYIGQIAKGVGDIDGDGVTELVDYHNVRICDVLSLSDVTGTVSKSSLFRYEVSGGNWDGGFCDEYKIRSGDVNGDGYTDLLFGESSESYNLNAGNGWLVFGNDNPPGTINLSTTDIEPSIDYLTWSGSGNSYEAGRFSAIGDLDGDGKDDVAFGAYDENNDHTKAGAAHLLFGGDVTVAWDDDTLQSSDDITLGYTGPNANSVFDLNEFENSKSAFGDVDNAKISYAGLDIVSDAECPGISALV, encoded by the coding sequence GATTGATCCGCCGCAAGGGGATGGAAGCGGCACAGGGGCGATTTTCCGTTATTCGGGAAAAACCAACTGGGCGAGTGATTATGATTACTTGACGGCTGATGCCACTATCGAAGGCGATGAAAATGAATACATCGGACAGATTGCCAAAGGAGTCGGGGATATTGATGGGGATGGGGTGACCGAGCTTGTCGATTATCATAATGTGCGGATTTGCGATGTCCTTTCATTAAGCGATGTGACAGGTACTGTAAGTAAAAGCTCTCTTTTTCGCTATGAAGTAAGCGGCGGAAATTGGGACGGTGGTTTTTGCGACGAATATAAAATTCGATCAGGTGATGTTAACGGGGATGGCTATACCGATCTTCTTTTTGGTGAATCGTCCGAGTCGTATAATTTAAATGCAGGTAATGGGTGGCTTGTTTTCGGCAACGACAATCCGCCCGGCACAATCAATTTGTCGACGACAGACATTGAACCGTCCATTGACTATCTAACATGGAGTGGCAGTGGTAACAGTTACGAGGCTGGCAGGTTCTCCGCTATCGGTGATTTAGATGGAGATGGCAAAGATGATGTTGCCTTTGGCGCCTATGACGAAAACAACGATCACACCAAAGCCGGTGCGGCGCATTTGCTTTTTGGCGGCGATGTAACCGTCGCATGGGACGATGACACACTTCAAAGTAGTGACGATATCACCCTTGGTTATACAGGCCCAAACGCCAACTCGGTTTTTGATCTGAATGAATTTGAAAATAGCAAGTCGGCGTTTGGCGATGTGGATAATGCAAAAATCAGTTATGCGGGACTTGATATTGTGAGCGATGCCGAATGTCCGGGTATCAGTGCGCTGGTC
- a CDS encoding helix-turn-helix transcriptional regulator yields the protein MNLADFQGKVARNIRKYRLKRGWTQFDMTEFGFSLRQYQYIEAGERNVSLKTILKLAKVFKIAPDRLLK from the coding sequence ATGAACCTTGCGGATTTTCAAGGGAAAGTGGCCCGAAATATCAGGAAATACAGGCTGAAACGCGGCTGGACCCAGTTTGACATGACCGAATTCGGTTTTTCCCTCCGCCAGTACCAGTATATTGAAGCCGGTGAGCGGAATGTAAGCCTTAAAACCATTCTGAAACTGGCCAAGGTTTTCAAAATCGCACCCGACCGCCTTTTGAAATAG
- a CDS encoding helix-turn-helix domain-containing protein, with protein MPPKENTQTFPFIHFGFRLWRLREARGIRTNQIAEYLGISLPQYRKIETGESLPDRQMLVELARVLNVGLAKLKDWELGARRKVLEDIPLDGAMAYSKELEKVIERIKESYKDQAGSPLSEQRLKVFGYLKKDLYHFFLPPALPTNLFLVLDALRTNPEAKYPHEIRDFVLKGEALDGFLARDLVWGPFIFSAANLLYFQENPAKDIPDALKRITTGQLEELIFIGVAKNGICDVEEEISILEQKKEFGSLGAIMALELAPHLPKNVSPHYLYAAVLLQGLGTCALYTILHPSLARPAEAAMDEKSQTYACIDGELFNLIDYELHPVTSAMIAANWRFSDEVIDTVLLHHHHPVKEVTPLNAALKIVNFFVDCDFPDMSREDLQDLLKAYPQVDIPLDTLFKVAVKLKNMKEDLIERTSSMLEEKSRVIADYVAEKRKKMVQKTPAGTIIRELPKSALFRFEPEYLKTVVSQCRELVDILKNKILFPREGESMANYVERITALQLRLAYAVRQDLQVISERFKMSVEEIRRILKIK; from the coding sequence ATGCCGCCAAAAGAAAATACACAGACCTTTCCTTTCATTCACTTCGGCTTTCGCCTGTGGCGGCTACGCGAGGCCCGCGGAATCCGAACCAACCAGATTGCCGAGTATTTGGGGATCAGCCTCCCGCAATACAGAAAAATTGAGACTGGCGAGTCGTTGCCAGACCGCCAGATGCTTGTCGAACTGGCCCGCGTTTTGAATGTCGGACTGGCGAAACTGAAGGATTGGGAATTGGGGGCAAGACGAAAGGTTTTGGAAGATATCCCTTTGGATGGCGCCATGGCCTATTCAAAAGAACTGGAAAAGGTCATCGAGCGGATCAAGGAATCTTACAAAGATCAGGCCGGTTCCCCTTTGAGCGAACAGCGGTTGAAGGTATTCGGGTATTTGAAAAAGGACCTTTATCACTTTTTCTTGCCGCCCGCTTTACCGACCAATCTCTTTCTTGTCCTCGACGCCCTGCGCACAAACCCGGAGGCAAAATATCCGCACGAGATCCGCGATTTTGTGCTGAAGGGAGAAGCCCTCGACGGTTTTTTGGCGCGCGATCTTGTTTGGGGGCCCTTTATCTTTTCGGCGGCAAACCTTCTCTATTTTCAGGAAAATCCGGCAAAGGACATTCCCGATGCCCTGAAACGAATAACGACCGGCCAGTTGGAGGAATTGATTTTCATCGGGGTTGCAAAGAATGGCATCTGCGACGTTGAAGAGGAAATCTCCATCCTTGAGCAAAAAAAGGAATTCGGAAGCCTTGGCGCAATCATGGCTTTGGAACTGGCCCCCCATTTGCCAAAAAATGTTAGCCCCCATTATCTGTATGCGGCCGTATTGTTGCAGGGCTTGGGAACGTGCGCGCTTTATACGATTCTTCACCCTTCGCTTGCCAGGCCCGCCGAAGCGGCGATGGACGAAAAATCGCAGACCTATGCGTGCATTGACGGCGAATTGTTTAATCTGATCGATTACGAACTGCATCCGGTGACTTCGGCGATGATTGCGGCCAATTGGCGGTTTTCTGACGAAGTGATTGATACCGTTTTACTGCACCATCATCATCCGGTGAAAGAGGTTACGCCCCTCAACGCCGCATTGAAGATCGTGAATTTTTTCGTCGATTGCGATTTCCCCGATATGTCCAGGGAGGACCTGCAGGATTTGCTGAAGGCATATCCCCAAGTGGATATCCCGCTTGATACCCTTTTCAAGGTTGCCGTGAAATTGAAAAATATGAAGGAGGATTTGATCGAGAGAACCTCTTCCATGCTGGAGGAGAAAAGCAGGGTAATTGCCGATTACGTGGCCGAGAAGCGGAAAAAAATGGTTCAAAAAACGCCGGCCGGCACGATCATCCGGGAACTTCCAAAATCGGCCCTGTTCCGGTTTGAGCCCGAATATCTGAAAACGGTTGTCAGCCAGTGCCGGGAGCTGGTGGATATTTTGAAAAACAAAATCCTCTTTCCGCGGGAGGGGGAGTCGATGGCGAATTACGTCGAAAGAATCACGGCGCTTCAACTCCGGCTGGCCTACGCCGTGAGACAGGACTTGCAGGTCATCTCGGAGCGTTTCAAAATGTCGGTGGAAGAAATCCGCAGAATCCTTAAAATCAAATAA